The sequence TGGATCAATGATAGCCAATGTGCACACTCTGAAGTATTTACCACAAGCTGTACCGAGCTCTATGTTGTTCCCGCTGTAGTGATGGACTCCCGTCTTGGCCAGCATGGCGTAATACTCAATTTCAGATTTCCTGCAGGAAAATCATGATTAGTAGAACATAACACCACAAAACAACTGCAAAGGGAGCAGAACAGTAATCGTATCAATATTACATCATTTGATATGATCAAAGACTGAAATCTGAACCACAACCTTTTCCTTTACCACCCCTTACAAATAGCTCCAAACGGGACTGAGTGCCGCATCCCCCAGTGTCTTATACAAGAATTTATGTCCAAAACACATTAAATTACCTAAGAGCAGGGGTGTTGTTGGCCAGGATGACCAGCTTGGCTTTGCCCTGGCGGATCATCTTGAGCGTCTGTCTGTAGCCCAAGACGTACTTCCCACTCTTCATCACCAGCTGGAGCCGGGAGTTGATGGACTCCAGGGACTTTTTCTGATCAACCACACGACGGTCCAAGGTCAGACATCATAACAatcaaaacacaacatacattCGGATGACTACCTCCCccacataacaaacaaacaaacaaacatcactcCCCGTTGTCTGCCTGCTAAATTGACTGCATATTATGTGTGCTGGTTAAAGTACTGATTTCTCTGCAAGCCGTCAGCACTATAATGACTGAATGCTTGATACCTGAATGCTTAACTTGCTATTCATTTCAAAACGTACTAAAGAAGTCAAGGCTGTGTATGGTAGACATAAGATGGCATCCGTATTACTAGTTAAATGTCACCAACAAGGCAGGGGTGAGAACAGAAAAGACCGTAGAGATCTGATCTGCATATTCTCGTGttggttttttttatcttgCGAAATACTAGCCCTGTGCAGACCATGGAGTGATCAGACAGACGAGAATGATTCGCGGTGAGGGAGATCAGCTGTGTCACACTTTTGTCATCAGTAGATTCTGATACTTGGTTGAGAGATCACTCTTTGATCACTAGTACCAGAAAAGCAACAAGTGCATttaaatcaaagatccttgattgcTTGACCGCTCCCCTCTCTGATTAGATGTTCGCTCACAATTTCAGCATATTTCCCATACGTACAGGAAGTTGAGTTTGCCCATAAGAACTAACGTTAGCTCAGTCAGCTAGCCAGCCACTGCTGAACTATTGCCCCACAATGTAAATCAAGAACGAGTTACCAAAACACCATCACACTGGGATAACATAACACACTTTTGATAACTCGCAGTGTTTTTACGAGAACATGACGATATACACAACGTTATTTTCGCCATGTGTTGCGTCTAGTCACTACCACGTGAAATGCCTCGCAGCGACccttgcatgtagcctacgctgATTTGGCTAACTAGCTAGTTAGCACGTTGTGGGAGTGCAGTTCACTCACCGTTTTCTTTGCGGCAACCATTTTTGCTGTTGAATTCCTTCCGACCCACCTAAGTGAAATAGATAAAGGTTAATCTCAACAATTCAAATTGTGAATGTGACAACTGAAAAGTCTCAAGTGGGAATGATATTCCCACtgaaacacacaacactattTACCGGTTGTGTGCTCCGATGTGGCCTAGGCTAGAAAGAGAGATTGTCCCAAGATGCAACGCTTTAATGTCGTCACCAGCGCGAATTTCAACTC comes from Sardina pilchardus chromosome 6, fSarPil1.1, whole genome shotgun sequence and encodes:
- the LOC134083286 gene encoding large ribosomal subunit protein eL30, encoding MVAAKKTKKSLESINSRLQLVMKSGKYVLGYRQTLKMIRQGKAKLVILANNTPALRKSEIEYYAMLAKTGVHHYSGNNIELGTACGKYFRVCTLAIIDPGDSDIIRSMPDQQQPGEK